A single window of Patescibacteria group bacterium DNA harbors:
- the rpsI gene encoding 30S ribosomal protein S9 encodes MTDKKTIKKNEKPIKEEKKVKITEKTDSKENVSKNKKLYIYAVGRRKSATAQVRIYKKGEGEITINKKKMRDYFKTTNLQNIIYAPFKLVGQGEKLKIWAKVIGGGKVGQAEAIRHGISRALLEINPNFRKPLRKQGFLTRDSRRKERKKPGLKRARRAPQWSKR; translated from the coding sequence ATGACAGATAAAAAAACAATTAAAAAAAATGAAAAGCCAATAAAAGAAGAGAAAAAGGTTAAAATTACCGAAAAAACAGACAGCAAAGAAAATGTAAGTAAAAATAAAAAACTATATATTTACGCTGTTGGTAGAAGAAAATCCGCAACGGCTCAAGTGCGAATTTACAAGAAAGGCGAAGGCGAAATAACAATAAACAAAAAAAAGATGCGGGACTATTTTAAAACAACAAATCTTCAAAATATTATTTACGCTCCATTCAAACTTGTGGGGCAGGGCGAAAAATTAAAAATTTGGGCTAAAGTAATTGGAGGCGGAAAAGTTGGACAGGCAGAGGCGATAAGGCATGGGATTTCTAGAGCGTTGCTGGAAATAAATCCTAACTTTAGAAAACCTTTGCGGAAACAAGGATTTTTAACAAGAGACTCAAGAAGAAAAGAACGAAAAAAACCAGGATTAAAACGAGCAAGACGAGCGCCACAATGGAGCAAGAGATAA
- the rplM gene encoding 50S ribosomal protein L13, translating to MTNRKIYKIDATNQAIGRIATQIVSFLRGKNNPDFEFNQDKGGFVEVENIANVKFTGKKIEQKKYYRHSGYPGGLKEKKMKEIFDKNPGEILKMAVYKMLPKNRLRNDMIKRLKIK from the coding sequence AATCAGGCAATTGGAAGGATAGCGACGCAAATAGTCTCTTTTTTGCGCGGAAAAAATAATCCTGATTTTGAATTTAATCAAGATAAAGGCGGTTTTGTTGAAGTTGAAAATATCGCTAATGTAAAATTTACCGGTAAAAAAATAGAACAAAAAAAATATTACAGACATTCAGGATACCCTGGCGGATTAAAAGAAAAAAAAATGAAAGAAATTTTTGATAAAAATCCAGGCGAAATTTTAAAAATGGCTGTTTATAAAATGCTTCCTAAAAACAGATTAAGGAATGATATGATAAAAAGATTAAAAATAAAATAA